One Pullulanibacillus sp. KACC 23026 DNA segment encodes these proteins:
- a CDS encoding DUF951 domain-containing protein has protein sequence MAIEKTFQLHDVVEMKKPHPCGTNEWKIIRMGADIRIKCVGCDHSVMLSRNEFTKKMKKVLRHEEA, from the coding sequence ATGGCGATTGAAAAAACCTTTCAACTTCATGATGTAGTGGAGATGAAGAAGCCACATCCCTGCGGAACCAACGAGTGGAAAATCATTCGTATGGGTGCTGATATTCGTATTAAGTGTGTGGGGTGTGATCATAGCGTCATGCTATCCCGAAATGAATTTACTAAAAAGATGAAAAAGGTACTTAGGCACGAAGAAGCTTAG
- the rpsR gene encoding 30S ribosomal protein S18, whose protein sequence is MARRGRGKRRKVCYFTVNNITYIDYKQVDLLKRFVSERGKILPRRVTGTSAKYQRQLTVAIKRARQMALLPYTTE, encoded by the coding sequence ATGGCACGTCGTGGACGCGGTAAACGTCGTAAAGTGTGTTACTTTACGGTTAACAATATTACCTATATTGACTACAAACAAGTTGATTTACTCAAGCGTTTCGTTTCCGAGCGTGGTAAAATCTTACCTCGCCGTGTAACAGGAACTAGCGCTAAGTACCAACGTCAATTGACTGTTGCGATCAAACGCGCACGTCAAATGGCTTTGTTACCATATACGACTGAATAA
- a CDS encoding glycine--tRNA ligase has protein sequence MVKDMEQIVNLSKQRGFIFPGSEIYGGLANTWDYGPLGVELKNNIKKAWLKKFVQESPYNVGLDSAILMNPKTWEASGHLSNFNDPMLDCKHCKARHRADKLIEDQVGEETIGRPVDGMSFAEMEALIKEYNVKCPVCGEADFTPIRQFNLMFKTYQGVTESSKDEIYLRPETAQGIFVNFKNVQRTMRKKLPFGIAQIGKSFRNEITPGNFTFRTREFEQMELEFFCKPGEEEEWFKYWTDFLYNWLLSLNMKESNLRAREHEKEELPHYSNGTTDFEYKFPFGWGELSSTSSRTDFDLKQHMEHSGEDLQYIDQETNERYIPYVIEPSLGADRVTLAFMLDAYEEEVISENDTRTVLRFHPALAPFKAAVLPLSKKLRDGAEKVFQTLAKDYMVDYDESGSIGKRYRRQDEIGTPFCITYDFDSEEDGQVTVRGRDTMEQVRVPIAELPAFLREKLAY, from the coding sequence ATGGTTAAAGATATGGAGCAAATTGTTAACTTATCAAAACAGAGAGGATTTATTTTCCCTGGGTCTGAAATTTATGGCGGATTAGCCAACACATGGGATTATGGCCCGTTAGGCGTTGAATTGAAAAACAATATAAAGAAGGCTTGGTTAAAGAAGTTTGTTCAAGAGTCTCCTTATAATGTGGGTCTTGACTCGGCCATTCTAATGAATCCTAAAACATGGGAGGCTTCCGGCCACTTATCCAATTTTAATGATCCTATGCTTGACTGTAAGCACTGTAAAGCACGCCATCGCGCCGATAAATTGATTGAGGACCAAGTAGGCGAAGAGACGATTGGGAGACCGGTTGACGGAATGTCCTTTGCTGAAATGGAAGCTCTGATTAAAGAATATAATGTTAAATGTCCGGTATGTGGTGAAGCGGATTTTACACCAATTCGCCAATTTAACTTAATGTTTAAAACTTATCAAGGTGTCACGGAATCTAGTAAAGATGAAATTTATCTTCGTCCCGAAACGGCTCAAGGGATTTTTGTGAACTTTAAAAATGTCCAGCGTACGATGCGCAAGAAACTTCCGTTTGGGATTGCCCAAATCGGTAAATCCTTCCGAAATGAAATTACACCGGGTAACTTTACATTCCGGACTCGTGAATTTGAACAAATGGAATTAGAATTTTTCTGCAAGCCGGGTGAAGAAGAAGAGTGGTTTAAGTATTGGACGGATTTCTTATATAATTGGTTGCTTTCTTTGAATATGAAAGAATCTAATTTGAGAGCTCGTGAGCATGAAAAAGAGGAACTCCCTCATTATAGCAATGGTACGACTGATTTCGAATATAAGTTTCCATTCGGTTGGGGGGAGCTGTCCAGTACATCTTCTAGAACTGATTTTGATCTTAAGCAGCATATGGAGCATTCAGGTGAAGATCTTCAGTATATTGATCAAGAAACAAATGAACGCTACATTCCATATGTCATTGAGCCATCATTAGGGGCTGACCGTGTGACACTTGCTTTTATGTTAGATGCGTATGAGGAAGAAGTAATCAGCGAGAATGATACACGTACGGTCCTCAGATTCCATCCAGCTTTGGCGCCTTTTAAAGCCGCTGTTCTGCCTCTTTCAAAAAAGTTAAGGGATGGTGCGGAAAAAGTATTCCAAACACTTGCCAAGGATTATATGGTAGACTATGATGAATCTGGCTCTATTGGCAAGCGTTACCGCAGACAGGATGAAATAGGGACTCCGTTTTGTATTACTTATGACTTTGATTCGGAGGAAGATGGCCAGGTTACTGTCCGAGGTCGTGATACAATGGAGCAAGTCCGAGTTCCTATCGCAGAATTACCAGCTTTTCTGAGAGAGAAGTTGGCCTATTAA
- a CDS encoding GAF domain-containing sensor histidine kinase: MYDFRKRLYPALILILGLVSFILSLIFLRGIHGPVIILLLIFFMWVCEHYYLPIDYYGTSLVLPILFGLVMYWNLQIAVVSMGCVLFIECMVHPKRWESKVTFYRVSIILALIGSSYIMNGTIYLFKQLSSSRIMNEVVLSFSFTASFFIIEWLLNVINKGIGKKEKWDQIWKGFVILFSMFYCWLFLHVSHQNRGRIDSLAYFFFYSPLVASSLLASFISGLQREKHLVEQLFKMTNLVNNGITDPDPIFKVDAELRKIMRIDASMLLLIEKEDWEVYHRDGFVQKDFKLTDEMKQKLLSLYEIVESKNHNAAQLFFDKRIKTIIFAPLRVEGDMIGLWAVGSQNASDYSKRDFQTFVTLANQIAAIAKTRRLVRENEQTKIYEERNRIAREIHDGLAQTIAGAVLHLESFEKYSQKNPEKAKQVVQKSLDKLRTSLIQVRASIYELRPQPSEKVRLSQVIQDHLHLFKEENPTIQVKLLKKGEELDMGVLIENGIFDIFKEALRNIEKHAQATEVSILIAYVRESVCLFIRDDGIGFSLGETLFRAQTQPHFGLININERTEQLGGTLTIKSRKGKGTKLILAVPNSLKKEVEVSG, from the coding sequence TTGTATGACTTTCGAAAACGGTTATATCCTGCCCTTATCCTGATTCTCGGCCTAGTGAGTTTCATCCTAAGTTTAATTTTCCTTCGAGGGATACACGGACCTGTCATTATCTTACTATTAATTTTCTTTATGTGGGTATGTGAACACTATTATCTACCTATCGATTATTATGGGACGTCACTCGTTCTGCCGATTTTATTTGGTCTTGTCATGTATTGGAATTTGCAAATTGCCGTTGTCAGTATGGGCTGTGTCCTATTCATTGAATGTATGGTTCATCCAAAGAGATGGGAGTCTAAGGTTACCTTTTACCGCGTTTCAATAATCCTCGCATTAATTGGATCATCCTATATAATGAATGGAACAATTTATCTTTTTAAGCAACTGTCATCCAGCAGAATAATGAATGAAGTCGTGTTAAGCTTCTCCTTTACAGCTTCTTTTTTTATTATAGAATGGCTCTTAAACGTCATTAATAAAGGAATTGGGAAGAAAGAAAAATGGGATCAAATTTGGAAGGGCTTTGTTATCCTTTTTTCAATGTTTTATTGTTGGTTGTTCCTCCATGTTTCTCATCAGAATCGAGGCAGGATTGATAGTTTGGCTTATTTTTTCTTCTATTCACCTTTAGTTGCCTCCTCCTTATTAGCTTCTTTTATTTCAGGTCTTCAAAGAGAAAAACATCTCGTTGAACAATTATTTAAAATGACGAACCTTGTGAATAACGGTATAACAGATCCAGATCCGATTTTCAAAGTCGATGCAGAATTAAGAAAGATCATGCGAATTGATGCCAGTATGCTTCTATTGATCGAAAAAGAGGATTGGGAGGTCTACCATCGAGATGGGTTTGTTCAGAAGGACTTTAAATTGACGGATGAGATGAAGCAGAAACTATTATCTTTATATGAAATAGTGGAATCAAAGAACCATAATGCGGCCCAATTGTTCTTCGATAAGAGAATTAAAACCATTATTTTCGCTCCTCTAAGGGTGGAGGGGGATATGATCGGCTTATGGGCTGTTGGGTCTCAGAACGCCTCTGATTATAGTAAAAGGGATTTTCAGACTTTTGTGACTCTAGCCAATCAGATCGCTGCTATAGCAAAGACGAGACGCTTGGTAAGGGAAAATGAACAAACTAAAATTTATGAGGAGCGCAATCGTATAGCAAGAGAAATTCATGATGGACTTGCTCAAACAATAGCGGGCGCCGTTCTGCATTTAGAAAGCTTTGAAAAATACAGCCAGAAGAATCCAGAAAAGGCGAAACAAGTTGTTCAAAAGAGCTTAGATAAATTGAGGACAAGCTTAATCCAAGTTCGAGCATCCATCTATGAATTAAGGCCCCAACCTTCTGAGAAAGTGAGACTGTCACAAGTTATTCAGGACCACCTTCATCTTTTTAAAGAAGAAAATCCAACCATTCAAGTCAAACTTCTCAAAAAGGGAGAAGAGTTGGATATGGGTGTTCTAATTGAAAATGGGATATTTGATATATTTAAAGAAGCGTTAAGAAATATTGAAAAACATGCACAGGCAACCGAAGTCTCGATATTAATAGCTTATGTAAGAGAATCCGTTTGTCTATTTATTCGAGATGACGGAATCGGGTTTTCATTAGGTGAAACGCTATTTCGAGCTCAAACACAGCCGCATTTCGGATTAATAAATATTAATGAACGGACCGAGCAGCTTGGAGGAACTCTCACTATTAAAAGTCGGAAGGGAAAAGGAACTAAACTTATTTTAGCAGTTCCTAATTCATTAAAGAAAGAGGTTGAGGTCAGTGGTTAA
- a CDS encoding YybS family protein, whose protein sequence is MANRTRMITEGAASTVLFVIILLLTSYVPIIGIISIFLLPIPIMYFTSKQGYKSGLIVFLSCFIITILVTDLLRACVAVFFLLIGLVMGELLKRKCSAIQLLIAGTCSNIVVLLIAYGICAFLFHINPINWITNQILKSIDLTLKMSPYLQGNKDAMKQFEAMRAQAKNMSQLAPALLVAISAMYALIIEILSGAVLKRLRVPFPKWQPFREWRFQRQLVWYYLGDLILMYWVGDKWGSTGSMVFYNIFYILEIIMVIQGLAFIYYFFYQRKQGLLFPNLITVFSILIPPVLYIVLILGIIDLGFDFRSRIKSR, encoded by the coding sequence TTGGCCAATCGAACAAGAATGATCACAGAAGGGGCAGCCTCGACGGTTTTATTTGTCATTATTTTATTGCTTACCTCTTATGTTCCAATCATTGGGATCATCAGTATATTTCTTCTGCCTATTCCGATCATGTATTTCACTTCTAAACAAGGATATAAGTCAGGACTCATTGTGTTCTTGTCTTGTTTTATTATTACCATCTTGGTAACGGACCTATTAAGGGCATGTGTTGCGGTCTTTTTTCTTCTCATAGGACTGGTGATGGGAGAGCTTTTAAAGCGAAAATGCTCCGCCATTCAACTCTTGATTGCGGGAACATGTTCCAATATAGTAGTATTACTAATTGCTTATGGGATTTGTGCGTTCCTTTTTCATATTAATCCTATTAACTGGATAACCAATCAGATTTTAAAGAGTATCGACCTTACCTTGAAAATGAGCCCTTATTTACAGGGCAATAAGGATGCGATGAAGCAATTTGAAGCCATGCGTGCTCAAGCCAAGAATATGTCGCAGCTTGCTCCGGCGTTGCTAGTTGCCATTTCTGCGATGTATGCGTTAATTATTGAAATTTTATCCGGTGCTGTCCTTAAACGATTAAGAGTCCCATTTCCAAAGTGGCAGCCATTTCGAGAATGGCGGTTTCAGCGTCAACTGGTCTGGTACTATCTCGGAGATCTTATTTTAATGTATTGGGTTGGAGATAAATGGGGTTCTACAGGATCAATGGTTTTCTATAATATCTTTTATATTCTAGAGATTATCATGGTGATTCAGGGATTAGCCTTTATTTATTACTTTTTTTATCAGAGGAAACAAGGGTTATTATTTCCAAATTTGATAACTGTTTTTTCTATTCTTATTCCTCCAGTCCTTTATATTGTTCTCATATTAGGTATAATTGACTTAGGATTCGACTTCAGGTCTCGAATCAAGAGTAGATAA
- the ssb gene encoding single-stranded DNA-binding protein encodes MINRVVLVGRLTRDPELRYTPNGVAVANFTIAVNRPFSNQQGERDADFISIVVWRRQAENVANFVGKGSLVGIDGRLQTRSYDNNEGKRVYITEVVADSVQFLESKGQRGTAPSGATPYQSSGSGSQANYQQPSGGAPKRNQGQGSNPFEDPFGNDDPFANDGKPIDISDDDLPF; translated from the coding sequence ATGATTAATCGAGTGGTGTTGGTTGGCCGGTTAACACGAGACCCTGAATTACGTTATACGCCAAACGGAGTGGCTGTTGCTAACTTTACAATTGCTGTCAATCGCCCTTTTTCTAATCAGCAAGGAGAGCGCGATGCCGATTTTATCTCAATCGTGGTATGGCGCAGACAAGCTGAGAATGTGGCTAATTTTGTTGGCAAGGGTAGTTTAGTAGGGATTGATGGCCGGCTTCAAACGCGCAGTTATGATAATAATGAAGGTAAACGTGTTTATATTACAGAAGTTGTCGCAGATAGTGTTCAATTTTTGGAATCAAAAGGACAAAGAGGTACAGCACCATCAGGGGCTACCCCTTATCAATCATCAGGATCAGGCTCTCAAGCTAATTATCAACAACCATCAGGTGGAGCTCCAAAACGTAATCAGGGTCAAGGCTCTAATCCGTTTGAAGATCCATTTGGAAATGATGATCCGTTTGCTAATGATGGCAAACCTATAGATATTTCCGATGATGACTTACCATTTTGA
- a CDS encoding response regulator transcription factor encodes MVKVMIVDDHAILRDGLRTIFSFEPEITSISEAFSAEDLFEKLKSERDQPDLIILDINLPGMNGVEAIRHIKKHNKRIKILVLTMYNREEYLLKALSQGADGYLLKDAPSDDLIQAIKKTVKGEAILAPGLTRKLIDYHVKQQENEEIGLTNRETEVLICLVEGLSNKEIAERLFISDKTVKIHVSKIFKKLNVKNRTQAIMAAMNQQLVTWPKNEE; translated from the coding sequence GTGGTTAAGGTCATGATCGTGGATGACCATGCTATTCTGAGGGATGGTTTAAGAACGATCTTTTCATTTGAACCGGAGATTACATCAATAAGCGAAGCCTTTTCTGCTGAAGACCTTTTTGAGAAACTGAAAAGTGAAAGGGATCAGCCAGATCTTATTATTCTTGATATAAATTTGCCGGGTATGAATGGTGTGGAAGCCATTCGACATATAAAAAAACATAATAAAAGAATAAAGATTTTGGTTTTGACTATGTATAATCGGGAAGAGTACTTATTAAAGGCGTTATCACAAGGGGCAGATGGTTATCTTCTTAAGGATGCTCCCTCTGATGATTTAATTCAAGCGATAAAGAAGACCGTTAAAGGGGAAGCGATTCTTGCTCCTGGTTTAACACGTAAACTTATTGACTATCATGTCAAACAGCAAGAGAATGAAGAAATTGGCTTAACTAATCGTGAAACGGAAGTCCTTATTTGTCTGGTTGAAGGTCTAAGTAATAAGGAGATAGCTGAACGGCTTTTTATAAGCGATAAAACAGTTAAAATTCATGTCAGCAAAATTTTTAAAAAGTTAAATGTTAAAAACCGAACGCAAGCTATCATGGCAGCGATGAACCAACAATTAGTGACATGGCCGAAAAATGAAGAATAA
- the ychF gene encoding redox-regulated ATPase YchF: MALTTGIVGLPNVGKSTLFNAITQAGAESANYPFCTIDPNVGRVNVPDRRLDALTEMYHPKETIPTTFEFTDIAGLVKGASQGEGLGNQFLANIRQCDAISHVVRCFDDKDITHVSGKVDPIDDITTINLELILADLEQVNKRIGRVEKMAKQKNQEAVIEFSALDKLKNAFENELPARSVELTEDELHAVQHMNLLTMKSILYVANVSEEDIASGEENDYVKQVREFALKEGSEVVVISAKIESEIAELDAEEKATFLEELGIERSGLDQLIEKSYKLLGLETYFTAGEKEVRAWTFKKGTKAPQAAGIIHSDFERGFIRAEVVSFDDLMAAGSLNKAKENGKLRSEGKEYVVKDGDIIHFRFNV, translated from the coding sequence ATGGCACTAACAACAGGGATTGTGGGCTTGCCGAATGTGGGTAAGTCAACCTTATTTAATGCAATCACACAAGCGGGCGCCGAATCAGCAAACTATCCTTTTTGTACGATCGATCCAAATGTCGGCCGTGTCAATGTTCCAGATAGACGATTAGACGCATTGACGGAGATGTATCATCCAAAAGAAACGATTCCAACCACGTTTGAATTTACTGATATTGCTGGATTGGTCAAAGGGGCAAGTCAAGGAGAAGGGTTGGGCAATCAGTTTTTGGCCAATATTCGTCAATGTGATGCGATTTCGCATGTTGTCCGCTGCTTTGATGATAAAGACATTACGCACGTATCTGGTAAAGTGGACCCAATTGATGATATCACCACCATTAACCTTGAACTTATTTTAGCGGATTTGGAACAGGTTAATAAGCGAATTGGCCGAGTTGAAAAAATGGCTAAACAAAAGAATCAAGAAGCAGTGATTGAATTTTCAGCATTAGACAAGCTTAAAAATGCCTTTGAAAATGAGCTTCCTGCTCGTTCCGTTGAGCTGACGGAGGACGAGCTGCATGCGGTGCAGCACATGAATCTCTTAACGATGAAATCAATTCTTTATGTAGCCAATGTCTCTGAAGAAGATATTGCCTCTGGAGAAGAAAATGATTATGTGAAGCAGGTCCGTGAGTTTGCTCTCAAAGAAGGATCAGAAGTTGTCGTCATATCTGCCAAAATTGAATCTGAGATTGCGGAGCTAGATGCTGAGGAGAAAGCGACTTTCCTTGAGGAATTAGGGATTGAGCGTTCCGGTCTCGATCAGCTTATTGAAAAAAGTTATAAATTGTTAGGTCTTGAAACTTATTTTACTGCTGGTGAAAAAGAAGTCAGGGCATGGACGTTCAAAAAGGGAACTAAAGCACCTCAAGCGGCTGGTATTATCCATTCTGACTTTGAACGGGGATTTATTCGTGCAGAAGTCGTATCTTTTGATGATTTAATGGCAGCTGGATCATTGAATAAAGCAAAAGAAAATGGGAAGCTTCGCTCAGAGGGGAAAGAATATGTTGTAAAAGACGGAGATATCATTCACTTCCGTTTTAACGTCTAA
- a CDS encoding cation diffusion facilitator family transporter — MAKQAPSTWLTAWIGLISNFILTALKIIVGVLFNSTALLADGIHNGGDVIASIATLGSMKVASLPADKDHPYGHGKAEDIGTVVVAIVLGFAGVYLIYESVHALFLAPHQATIWSLGAALVSLIWKQILYSYTISVGRKMRSKSLMATAYDHLADVWASLAAVVGIGVAWIGQLFSIPFTEYGDPFAGIVVSLLILKVAFEMGNKAIQVLMESSVSDEVKQGYQTIICSLPQVKRIDRLRAREHGNYILIDIRISIPGTLTIQEGHDITRYIRDTIMETYPDVEEVLIHLNPWYAEDQQPPDKSVPPSKENEGS; from the coding sequence ATGGCTAAACAAGCTCCCTCCACTTGGCTCACAGCTTGGATTGGACTAATCAGCAATTTTATCCTGACTGCACTCAAAATTATCGTGGGTGTCTTATTTAATAGTACAGCCTTATTAGCCGATGGGATTCATAATGGCGGTGATGTCATCGCGTCAATTGCTACACTGGGATCCATGAAAGTGGCAAGCCTGCCCGCTGACAAAGACCACCCTTATGGTCATGGAAAAGCTGAGGATATTGGCACCGTCGTGGTAGCTATCGTATTAGGGTTTGCCGGGGTCTATCTCATTTATGAATCGGTTCACGCCCTCTTTCTAGCCCCACACCAAGCAACTATTTGGTCACTTGGTGCGGCACTTGTTTCTCTAATTTGGAAACAAATTCTATACTCTTACACGATCAGCGTCGGTCGAAAAATGAGAAGCAAAAGCTTGATGGCAACAGCTTATGACCACTTAGCCGATGTGTGGGCATCCCTTGCCGCAGTCGTCGGGATCGGCGTTGCTTGGATTGGACAGCTTTTTTCAATCCCTTTTACAGAGTACGGTGATCCTTTTGCTGGCATCGTCGTTTCACTGTTAATCTTAAAAGTAGCCTTTGAAATGGGAAATAAGGCGATACAGGTTTTGATGGAAAGCAGTGTATCCGATGAGGTTAAACAGGGCTATCAAACCATTATATGCTCTCTGCCGCAAGTAAAACGGATAGACCGGCTGCGCGCCCGCGAACACGGTAACTATATTTTAATCGACATTCGGATCAGCATTCCAGGAACGCTCACAATCCAAGAGGGGCATGATATTACCCGCTATATCCGCGATACCATAATGGAGACTTATCCAGATGTGGAAGAGGTTTTAATCCATTTAAATCCTTGGTATGCTGAAGACCAACAACCACCTGATAAATCTGTACCCCCTTCGAAGGAAAATGAAGGATCCTGA
- the rpsF gene encoding 30S ribosomal protein S6: MRKYEIMYILRPDLEEDAQQAAKENLAKILTDNGAEINDVQEMGKRRLAYEINDFNTGVYTVLYVTAGTEAINEFDRLSKINESVLRFMIIKDEREQ, encoded by the coding sequence GTGCGTAAATATGAAATCATGTACATTTTGCGACCAGATCTTGAAGAGGATGCACAGCAAGCAGCGAAAGAAAATCTTGCAAAGATCCTAACTGATAATGGCGCAGAAATCAATGACGTACAAGAGATGGGCAAGCGTCGTTTAGCTTATGAAATTAATGACTTCAACACCGGTGTTTACACTGTTCTATATGTAACAGCAGGTACTGAAGCAATTAACGAATTCGACCGTCTATCTAAGATCAATGAATCTGTACTTCGTTTTATGATCATTAAAGACGAGAGAGAACAGTAA
- a CDS encoding asparaginase, with protein MSKPVEVYRGQYLESTHEIHIAVTNDKGELLYYYGDSDRPTFGRSSMKPFQAVPLIETGAAETFNYGKKEISLSCASHSGETIHRSTVLDILERIGLEENALQCGTHIPRDIESYNELIRSGKELTPVFSNCSGKHSGMLATAVKMNEDIETYREISHPVQKRILTAISAVCEFPVEEIGLSVDGCGVPVHQLPIKNIALGFARLASLNNNDFPHRRTLSVIAEAMVSFPEMVGGTDRFDTDLMKVYKGRLVSKAGAEAVQCIGDRETGLGIAIKIEDGGARATSAVAMEVLRQLKIGTEKEFASLEQYVTPPVLNMRKDKIGVIKTNFELKKNK; from the coding sequence GTGAGTAAGCCAGTTGAGGTTTATAGAGGTCAATACTTAGAAAGTACCCATGAGATTCATATTGCCGTAACAAATGATAAAGGTGAATTGCTTTATTATTATGGTGATTCAGATCGGCCTACTTTTGGCAGATCTTCTATGAAACCTTTTCAAGCCGTTCCTCTTATTGAAACAGGAGCAGCTGAAACCTTTAATTATGGCAAAAAAGAGATTTCATTAAGCTGTGCCTCTCATAGCGGGGAAACTATACATAGGTCAACCGTTCTTGATATTCTTGAAAGAATTGGTTTGGAAGAGAATGCTTTGCAATGCGGAACACATATTCCTAGGGATATAGAAAGCTATAATGAACTAATTAGAAGCGGGAAAGAATTAACGCCGGTTTTTAGTAATTGTTCAGGGAAGCATTCTGGAATGCTTGCAACGGCAGTTAAGATGAACGAAGATATAGAAACGTATAGAGAGATTAGCCACCCGGTTCAAAAGCGGATTTTGACCGCCATTTCTGCGGTTTGTGAATTCCCTGTTGAGGAGATTGGCTTGAGCGTAGATGGATGCGGCGTGCCGGTTCATCAATTGCCAATAAAAAACATCGCGCTTGGTTTCGCACGATTAGCTTCATTAAATAACAACGATTTTCCTCATAGAAGAACACTTTCAGTCATCGCTGAAGCTATGGTAAGTTTTCCGGAGATGGTTGGTGGAACCGATCGCTTTGATACGGACTTAATGAAGGTTTATAAGGGAAGATTGGTTTCAAAAGCAGGCGCAGAAGCTGTTCAATGTATTGGCGATCGAGAAACAGGGCTTGGGATTGCCATAAAAATCGAGGATGGCGGGGCCAGAGCGACCAGTGCTGTAGCTATGGAGGTCCTTAGACAATTGAAGATAGGGACAGAGAAGGAATTTGCAAGTCTTGAACAATACGTTACGCCTCCTGTTCTGAACATGAGAAAGGACAAAATTGGCGTCATTAAAACTAATTTTGAATTGAAAAAGAACAAATAG